Part of the Anopheles gambiae chromosome 3, idAnoGambNW_F1_1, whole genome shotgun sequence genome is shown below.
TAGTAAGAATTAATTGGCAAGAGAATGAAAGTAGTAGCGAACACTtacacaagcagcagcagcagcagcagcagcagcgcggaAGCGAAGAAATgcaaatttaaaagaaaaccacGTGGCGGCAGCACACCACGGGCCGCATGGGTGTGAGGATAGCGgcgtcgtgtgcgtgtgtgtgtatgtcctCCTCCTTCGTTGGaggtaattgaaataaaaattgaaacaaaaaatcgaaccTTGTGATTAcatgtgttttgtgtggtgttgtgtATTAACTTGATCGTATTattgtgttttaaattttgtatcattttttattttatttaatttctttttatgATTTATCATGTCACaggattattttttattattttgcaaacACTTCTCAATCCTTTTCACGATTTATTAATTGTTTCTCAATGTGTCGGTAATCAAACGAGTATGGGAAACAACACGAAACTGGCTTACAACACagtataacaaaaatattttattcttCCTTTCGCTGGAATATACAATCACAAGTAGCAATCTGTTCTGTTTCAGCACAGTCGACCGGGTagggaaataaaaaacaacaaacgcgaaattacgatttaaaaaaaaaagcgactaACAATCACAAAATGCCGTGCCGGTGGTAGCCGAGGTGATCGCGTGCGCGTTATTAAGAGCTTGCAATGTGACGTTGTGTGCACCTAATTCTAttcgttaaaattaaaaataaacaacagctAAAAGGCCCTTGGTCAAGAGGAATGTGACTTTAAACGTTTCCATCCGCTCTAGCTTTCTAATAAGCCTTTTTCCTTTCGTGTGTCATGATGAGGCGCCGAAACTAAAGAGAGAGCCAACTCCCCACTAAAAGCACCGATGCGCTTCATTTAGCTTCAGATAAGCGTAAtttccaaaacacaaaacgttCTCCCTCCAAGCGCTTCTGCCCTTAGCTGCCGGACGATGGTTCCCCACCGTCCGGTTCGATCTCCTTCGGGATCTGGCCAATCTCCACGATCGGGTTCACCTTCGAGCGGTGCCGGCGCCGACTGCGCCCACTCTTGAACAGTATCGACTCGTCGTACTTCAGCTCGTTCAGCGTGTCGAACAGCTCCAGCTTTCGCATGTGTCCCTCGATGAGTCGCGCATCGTCACCGCCGGCCCCACCGCCGTCCAGCTCGACCCGCTCGTCACCGGGCAGCGAGCTGCCGGGCGACTCACCGTTCCGCACAACCATCTCGGCCGGCGTCTCCTCCTCGCAGCACTCGTCCGCCTGCACGATCTGCGACTCCGCGCTAACGAACAGCTCCAGGTTCTTCAGCACAATCGTCGACTGGCTGCTGTCCGGCAGGGTGCCGATCCGCACCACCGACCGGGCACTCTCCAGTATGAGTATTTCGTTCCGATCGACCGCCACGTCCAGGATGTGGCGGAGCCGGGTCAGCGACCCGACCACCGCCATCCGTTCGAGATCGAGCACGAACAGCGCCCCATTCGCGACCGACACCATCCGCTTGCCCTCGAACGGGTACAGCTTGCCGAAGGTGGTCGGTATGCGGATCGGGTTGCGGCTCGGATTCAGCAGCCCGATCTCGGCGCACGGCGCCCGCATCAGCTCCTTGAAGATGAGCGTCTGCGCCACGTTGCCCCCGTCGTCGGCCAGCCACAGCCGAAAGCCGGACCGCGTCGACACGATCTGCTGCCTGCCGTGCACCGTGGCAAACACCGCCCCGAACGGGGCCAGCATCTTCCGATCCTTCTTGCCGACCTGGGCCACCCGCCACCGCTGGCCACCGTGCCCATCCTcgtcctgctcctcctccggGCTGCAGATGACCGTGCGGAACGAGCTCGACACGAGCAGCTTGCCGCGGTGCAGATCCATCTGCACGATTTCGTACCGCTCGTTGATGATTTCGCGCGACTGGCACGTCTTGGAAGCGTACCCGATCTCCGTCAGCACGACCGCACCGCCCGCGTCGCCGGAGAACAGGCGCATCCCGTTCTTGGACCACACCAGCTCACAGACGGCGGCCCGATGCAGCCCCCGCACCGTGTACCGCTCGATCGGTTTCGccttcagcagcagctcggcaCAGACGTCGGGCGGTGGCGTTTTCGGGATCTGGAATATGTTCACCTGCCCGGCACGGCAACCGGCCGCCACCATGAACTCGACGGTCGAGGCGATCCGCACGCAGGTGAGCTCCTGCGAGCCGCTGTCCGTTGCTAGCCGCTCGATCGCACCGCTCTTCCGGTCGTACCAAAACACCAGCCCCACGTTCGTGCCGAGGGCGATGAACTCCTCCACCAGGTCGACGCACGTGATGGACACGTCGTGAAAGAGCAGACCGCGCTGGACGGAGGACGGGATCCTGTTGACCAGGTCCACCAGCGGGGACCATTCCCGCAGGGTGTTCATCGTGTTCAGCACACCCAACACCAACGGAAGGTTTGCGTCGCTTTGCTTCACTTGTAGACCATTTCTGGTGGCGCTGCTGGGAGCGCTTTCTTAATCTCTTCCTCGACGGGGTGCTGGACTGTCTGGCCAGAAAGGGAGAGTCACGATAAGGAATTATTAATTGAATTTCCGGCCGTCGTTCGATTATTTGGTGCAACAGGGAAAACAAGACTTGCGCGTACTCGGTGTTTTGATGTTTATCTTTCCTAAGGAGCTGACGTTTGGCAAGCCTTGGCCGAATGAAGCGAAAAGTGAGTTTGAAAGAAACACATTGTCAGCTTAGAAATAGTGCTAAAACGTGAAAATACGATTGTGaaatttttttcattaatatttaaaacattatGTTTAACATAAAACACGACAatttagacattttataaCATTCTGTCGGCAGCAACGAGCGCATTTTGAACCAGCAGAGCAAACCACTGTGAAATGTCAGTTTGAATTTTGACAGCTCTGTTTATGTTTTCCCTACCGCATGTGATTCCGAAGCCGCTTCAAAACATTGCGTGTTTTTCGTTCAGTCCTGCACGTTTTCCACTCCTTGCAGAAAAGTGTACTAATCCTCGTCCCGTTTTAGGCCATCCTCTCCAGTAATGGCCGAACTCAAAAAGGAAGCCGCCGAAGGCTCATCcaccgcaccaccaccgaccgaGCGGGGCAAAAATCACTACAAAAACCGTGCCAAAAAGCAGAAGCGAAACAAGTTCCTGAAGAACGCGAAAAGCTTCGGCAAGCGGGAAAGCTTCGGCCGCGGGGCCGAGCTGGAGCAGACCGAGTACAACTATCTGGTCGCGATACTCGAAACCATGACGAAGGAAAAGGACACCGAGGAGCGGCAGCTGATAGCGAACAATGTGCTCGGTCAGCTGAAGGGCAAGGAGATACGGACCGCCTCGAATCAGGTGGGCAGCCGCATCATGGAGGATCTGCTCGCCTACACCGACGAGGAAACGTTCGCCGGGCTGCTGGAAACGTTCGCGCAAAACTTTCGCGTCTTTTGCTGCGACAAGTTCGCGTCCCACGTGCTGCAGCGCACGCTGTACGTTGCGCTGCTGCGAGCGGTTGCGCCACTGCAGACCGATCAGCAGGGGGAGGAGGATGGAGAGGGGGAAGAACAGAGTGCAAAAAAGCAGAAAGCGGGCGGTGCGGCGGAACGGGGCGATAGAAGCGTTTGGCCGTGCTACGAGTACTGCTTGAAGGAACAGTACGCGGACGAGCATCGGCAAACGTGTCGCCAGTACGTGGAGCGGATGGCCAAGTATTTGATCAACAATCTGGAGGAGTTTGTGTGGGAAGCGACGGCCGGGTACGTGATACGGCAGTGTGTACTGAATCTCGGTGGCATTACCGAGAAGAAGGCGACGAACGACGCGAAACCGTTGACCGTGCCGGAACAGTGGCACAAGCTGCTGCACGAGTTTAACGTACAGCTGATGGCTTGGCCCCAGTTTGCCGACCTGATAGGGATGGAGCAGACCGCAACGATACTGCAGGATTTGCTGCGAGCTCTCGCCAGCACGGACGATGCGTTTCAGCTCGAGCAACTCATTGCCAAACTGTTCAAGGAAGCGTTTTACacgaaaaaggtaaaaaaggaggaaaaggacaACGGGGAGGCAACGGTCAAGCAGGAAGAAAAATCGGACCTACCGAAAGCGTTCCAGAGCGATAGTTCCATCCGATTGCTCGAGGTTTGCATCGTGGTTGCACCGGCCGCCTTTCTGAAGGATAAACTATTCTCCAAACTGTTCCGCGGTCACGTGAAGCAGCTGGCCCTGTCGAGGGCGTGCAATTTCGCCATACAGAAGCTGATCGATCACACCACCGACAAGGACATGATGGATATGGTTTTTGCCGAGCTCGAGGACAGCATGGAGGATCTGCTGCAGACCGGCCACACCGGCGTGGTGCTAGCGCTGGCCAAAGCCTGCGCCCGGCTCGCCTGCCAGCAGGGAAAGTTTGTGAAAAATCTTCTCGACGCACTGCACTGCGTCGAGGTGGCACCGACCAAAATGATCAACGCCGTCCTGCACCTTCTCCCGGCCAATGTAACGCCCTCGACGGCGCCCAAAATCCACCTGCACGGCTCACTCATTCTGCAGGCCATACTGGACTTTAACAAACCGATCAAGTTCGTCACCGCGCTGCTCGAAATGCCGAACGATCGGCTGGCGGAGATACTGAGCGAACCGGCGGGCTCGTTCGTCGCGAATGCATTCGTGACCGGGCGGTTCGTGGGAGAAAAGTCACGCGAAAAGCTGGTCCGCCATCTCGAGGGCCAGTACGCGCAGCTTACGCTTTCCGTGCATGGGTCGCGCGTGGTCGAGATCATGTACGAGGCGGGCAATCCGGCGCAGCGGGAAAACATTGTGCGCGAGCTGGCCGAACAGTGCGAACGGCTGAACGGCAAACCGTGGAGCGCGAAGGTGAACAAGCGGCTGCTGGTCGATCTGTACAAGCGCAATCCGGCCCGGTGGAAGGTGGCGATCAAGAACGATGCCAAGGTGGAGAAGATGTTCGACAAGCTGGTGGGTGGGAAGAAGCGGAAAGCGGAGAGTTAGGAagcaaatgccactgtttgcATTCGAAGGAACGAGCGTTACAAGTGTTAttgtaataaatataataaataatacaatacTAGTATTTGTTGCAGTAGTTGAGTTCTGTTTTATTCCATAATTTAGTCTATTAATTACAGGTTTAAATTTGGTCTTCTAGCCTGGTTACCCTTTGCTGCAGAGTGTGTCGATAACTCTAGGTCAGCGATCGACAAAATACGGCGACTCTAAACAGTTCGTATATTTCATAAAACTTTCACATATTTTAGCTCCTGGTTTAACAATTTGGCTCTTCACGTGAAACTCtacaaacatttttgtagaatttggCTTCTCGATCgtaaagtttgccgaccgccGCTCAGGAAGTgtataaagtataaaactAAGTCAGAATTGGAGTGACGATTAATTCGAAGAAGTCTAGAAAAAACTGGAATAACAAAGCGAGTACAATGTCGAGAGTAGTAATGGGTaatgttggcaaaaatccggagtctactccgatccgactccgataaattcggaatcgactccggatggtaggtccgcgctgcaatatccggagtcgttcggaatcgtccgaatatgcccagagtcgtccgaagtcgtccgcagtcggagtcgcccggagtcgtccagtgtcatccggagtcgtctggagccgcccggagtcattcggagtcacaTGGAGTCCGActtcgggcgactccgaaagactccgaacgactccggacgactccgggcaactccgggcaactccagacgactccggacgactccagacgactccgggcgaatctagtggttccattttacGGAGTCGCATGAAGATCATTGCATATTTGTTAGATGACCGACTCTTCTTCTATGAAACTTATAACAAAAAGCCTGCCACGTTTGTGAGCCGACATCCCAGTTATTGTatggtaaagttggcaaaaccCGGAGTCGATCCGATTATGCAGATTTTTGAACCGATGTTCGTAGGATAGTCCAGCATTACACGGAGTAATCAGGAATCGTCCGTAGTCAGAATCAGCTGGTGTCGTAGTCTTCTCGagtcggagttggagtcgtccggagtcggagtcagtCGGTATTGAAATCTTCAGGAATCATCAGAAGTCAGGAGTTGGAGTCGCTCCAAGTCGAAGTCATCAGGAGTCGGTCAGAAGTTGGAGAAGTTATGACTCGGCCGGAGTCGGAGAAAGTTGTAGTGGAGCCAGTTGACCTAGAATCAAGATCAAGATTCAGTGCCGGGctgagtcggagtcgtctggtgTCTGAGTCGTCAGTCTGTCTGATTCGaagtcgaccggaatcggagtcagCCGTAATAACAATAGCAGAAATTTccatcatgatttttttctgatgatgatgttttgcTTACCTATTTCACCAATGCAAGAGTTTTGATCTCGCCTTGCTTAAGGTCCAATCTCTAACGCCCTCAAGAAGCGGAATTTTTACGCCCATTAAACCACCTAGGTTCTAGGAGAGCCTCAATataattcaaatcaaactGCGTCAATATGCTTTACAATCAACAGGTAAACTCCAAACCCCTATTCAAAAAGTATACAGGTTACAGGTTCATTAAACCCTTGCCAATAAAGAGGTGAAGGTTAGTGTGCCGGGATTTCTGCCCCTTCTGCTATCATTCCCACCCACGCACAACATTCCCATAGTAACGAACGAAAAAGCGTGTCTAGACAGCGGGGAGACACGCATCGCAGCAATCCCTGGCAACGGAATACCGAAAGAGAGGGAGCCCGCCAGTATGCTGGCAATCCTAGGCACCTAGGCAATCCGGCAGCGTTGTTTAACTTTCATCAACAACGCAACGGTCGTCGGTGTGGAGCTGTAGACACTGATTCGTTCCACTGTGCCATTTTCCGGCCATTTGTCGAGAAGAAGTGAGCCAAGGAGGACGTACATTACTGCGTCCGTTAGTGAGTGAATTTCAACCAAAACTGTGAACAATCCGAGGCAAAAATGAGTAAACGATTAGCGAAACTTCATAAGCCCTGCGATAAGCTGGACAAGTATGACAACGAACCGTACATGCAGAATCCGCTGCTGAAACTGTTCCTGTCCGAGGTGAAGGAGCGCCGCCATTACAGCTTCATACGTAGAAAAGCGGCTCAGGTAAGTTGTTTGAAACTGGTTTCCACATCTCCCTGGTAACCGGGCAAATGCTCccccgttttgttttggacgCCACATCGCATGGCGCATGGGTcgtgttttgtaggaaaaaatcaaaatttgccGAAGCACAACGGTCGACTTTGAGGATGTGATTCCCCGGCCCCAGTCGTACTACGCGAAGAAGCTACGTGAGCATGCACGCCGTGCACCGGTTCCGAAAATGCTCAACAAAACGGAGGAGAAGATTCTGTCGTACGTTCCCAAGCGTTTGCGCGCGCAGTATCCCGCCGTACTGTCGGCCTATATGACCGATGTGCACGCCGAGTTCGATAAGGTAATGAAGGCGTACAGCTGCCAGAAGGTGCTCAAACCTGGGCCCGACGATTACGTGCCCGAGCGGGAAAAGTTTGAATTTAAGCGCGTCGGTCGAACGGACAACTTTCGCAACTATCTCCGCAGCAAGGCGTACATCCAGAAGAATCTGTTGCTGCCGAACCCCTTCGTGCGGTGCATCGTTCATTATGCGTACACGGATTTGCCGGAGTATCTGAACGACTATGCGCGGTATCGCACCGGGGAAGAGATCACTCTGAACGAGTTGCGCGATCTGATCAAGAAGGATCTGCAAGCCGTTGGAGGGTTGATCGCCGGCCAGTGGTACCCGAAGATTGTGGCAATCTTGAAGAAGCATTACGAACGACGCACCCTTCCCAAGTCCATGTGGCCGAAGGTGCTGAACTGTGCCGGCGGGTTGATCAATCGGCAGCTGAACGAGGCGAAGCTGCGCACCATTCGGCATCTGCGCGAAACGCTGCTGAACGTGCGCCAGATCCCGCAGATGAAGATACTGGCGATCTGCGACGATGGAATCGACCTGTTTCCCAGCCTGAACGACATCTACAGCGTGTATCAGAATGCGATCGACGATGTGATGGCGGTCGCCAACCGGCTGGACTGTCTGGAAACGCTGGTCGATCCGGCCAGCTTTGAGCCGAAAAGTTCACCCTACTTGCGCGTAGGCATTGCAGAACGCTGTGTCCAGGAGGCGCACGAACAGATACAACAGGCTCTATTGATAGCCTTTCAACCTTTGGCAGAGTATCTGAGCGGGTTTCAGGCCGAGTTTGCGGGGCTGCTCTGTCCATCCACGAAAGAGGAAATGGATGAGTTTCTGTCCGAGCCGAGATCTTTCGATGACTATATAGCGAAGATTGAGGAGTTCCAGCTGTATAAGGAGAAAATCCGTGCCATGGTACAGAAGGAGTACTTCCCGATGGCGATCGTCAATCAGTCGGATGCGATCGGAAGCTTGCGCAAGATTGTTGAGCGGTATATCGATCGGATTGCGAACCATATCGCGATAGAGCATCGGCGCGAGATTCAGCGTATTTGCAAAGAGTTTGAAGAGATCAAGGAGAAGGCACTGGAGATACCAACCTCGACCGAGCAGCTGATGACGAACGGGGAGTACATGACGCGTGTCAAGACGGAAATCATTGACGAGCTGCGTGATAAAATTCAGATTACCATGCGCGTAAGGAAATCGAGGGGAAGGGGGGTGAAGTTTTCACATACCTTAACAGTCTAGCTCTTCATTTTAGATCAATGCTTATCTGGTGGAGCTTATGGAACTGCCGGCGGATCAGATTGAACTGCAGGTGGAAAGCGTCAACTGGTACTTCCGCATACAGTCCGTGTTCGAGATCAACTCGACCAACTTCGAGCAGTACAAGTTTTCGTTCGAGGAGAAGCTGCAGGAAGTTACCAAGCAGCTGAACGAAAAGATGGAAGACATGATACCGCACATTGCCATCATTAACGATATGACGGAGACGGAAAAGTTCCGCGACTACATCGTCGTGCTGCACGGGTACATCGATCAAATCTTCGTGTTCGAGGACTACGTCAAATGGATCAACAAGGAGGAGGTGCTGTTTAAGTTCCCAAAATCGCAGTATGCGGTGCTGGAAGCGATCAAATCATTTGTTGTACCGTTCTACAAGCTGATCCGGTATGATGACACAAGAGGTCATGGTTGATTGGAAGAATACCCATAGtaaacctttctttttttctatttaagcCTATGTATGCGGTGGCTACGGTACTACAATGTATGGATGGACGGTCCGTTCGAGTACCTGGAACCTCATTTTGTCGAGTCGAAAACGGACGAATTTTTAAAGGAGTTTCAAAAAACCCAGAAGTACTACCGGAATCGCATCAAGGCGGATATGCTAGAGAATACATTGTGCAAGTTTAAGGTAAGCGCGCATCTAATGCTTTGCATTGTTATTTCATGGTTCTTGTGTAATGTTTTATGCATGAAATGAATCCCAAAAAATTGTTGGGTCTATTTTTGACCATAAAATGACATAAAACCAAACATTTTACATACTGTAATGTTAAGAAGAATGAAGAaagtataaaaactgtattaATTAACAGGATCTGTTAAGGATTATAAATTTATAATCATTCTTTATCTTTTGAAGATTCGTGATTTCTAGGAGATTCGTGATTCCTAGATCACTCACAAATATTTCATAATAAATCATGAATCTGTCCAGGCTTCAATGACTTCAGAATCCTTCATCTGAAGCTGATTTACCCAACCGcaaatgttttgcttcttcccaGGGTCAAACGGAGGATCCTGATCCGGAGAAGCACCCCTGCCCGCTTAAACTGTGCGCCCGTATGTCGCAGTCGATCAAGGATTTCCATCTCGGAGTGTACGTGGTAAAGATCATGTGCAATCCAGCACTGAAAGACCGTCACTGGGATGAAATGTCCGAGATAGCTGGATTTGATCTGACGCCCGACGCGGGCACCACACTGCGCAAGATCATCGACTACAAGCTGGACAAGGATCTGGACAAGTTCGAGATCATCAGCATCGGTGCGAACAAGGAGCTGGCGCTGCAGCAAAGTTTGCAGGCGATGATTGCCGAATGGGAAGAGATCATGTTTAAGCTGAACCCGTTCAAGGATACGGGCATCAACATTCTAACCGGGTTGGACGAGATACAGGCCGTGCTGGACGATCACATCATGAAAACGTTGGCCATGCGTGGTTCGGCGTTCGTCAAACCGTGCGAAAAGGAGGTGAAGGAGTGGTACCAAACGCTAACGCGCGTCAACCGTACCATCGAGCAGTGGGGCAAGGTGCAGGGCAGCTGGCTCTACCTGCTGCCCATCTTTTCCTCCAAAGACATCGTCGCGCAAATGCCCAACGAGGGGCGAATGTTTCAGCAGGTCGACAAGACGTACCGCATGTACATGAAGACGGTCGAGTCGAACCGGTCCGTGATAGGGGTGGCCGCGGCCAAGGGCGTCCAGGAAGCGATGGAACAGTCGAACGAGCTGCTGGAGGAGATCACCAACGGCGTGAACGAGTACCTCGAGAAGAAGCGGCTGTTCTTTCCGCGCTTTTTCTTCCTGTCCAACGACGAGATGCTGGAGATACTGTCCGAAACGAAGGACCCGCTGCGCGTGCAGCCCCACCTAAGCAAGTGCTTCGAGGGTATCAATCGGCTGGAGTTTGACGACCGGCTGGACATTCGGTCGATGTTCAGCATCGAGAAGGAGCAGGTGCAGTTCGTCGAGCCGGTGTCGACGCTGGAGGCGCGCGGCAGCGTCGAGAAGTGGCTGTCCTGGGTGGAGGCCTCGATGCTGGAAGCGGTGCGGTCCCAAATTAGCGCCTCGTACCGGGCGTACCCGGAGAAAACCCGCTGCAAGTGGGCCCTCGACTGGCCCGGTATGGTGGTGCTGTGCGTGTCCCAGATCTATTGGGCCGCCAGCATCCACCAGTGCTTCCGGAAGCGCAACAACACGCTGATACTGGACCTGTTCGATCGCCTGCAGGTGGAGCTGATGGACGTGGTGGCGCTGATGCGCTCGAAAGACCTGTCCAATCTGCAGCGCATCACCGTCAAGGCACTGATCGTGATCGATGTGCACGCGAAGGACGTCGTGCAGGAGCTGATCAGAAATCGCGTCAGTTCGGAGAATGATTTTCAATGGTTGGCCCAGCTGCGCTACTACTGGGAGGAGGGCGGTGACGGTgagtcggcggcggcggccgtgACGGTGAAGATCATTAACGCGGCGGTACAGTTCGCCTGCGAGTATCTGGGCAATTCTGACCGGCTTGTTATCACTCCGCTGACCGATCGCTGCTATCGCACGCTCATGggcgcctaccagcttcaccTGAACGGGGCACCGGAAGGTCCGGCCGGCACAGGCAAGACGGAAACGACGAAAGATCTCGCCAAAGCGCTGGCCGTCCAGTGCAAGGTGTTCAACTGCTCGGACGGGCTCGACTACAAGGCGATGGGTAAGTTTTTCAAGGGTCTGGCGTCATCGGGCGCTTGGGCCTGCTTCGACGAGTTCAACCGGATCGAGCTGGAGGTGCTGTCCGTGGTCGCCCAACAGATCCTCTGCATCGTACAGGCCGTCCGCGGTGGAGTGCAAAAGTTCAACTTTGAAGGCACAGAGCTAACGCTCAACCCAGCCTGTTACGTGTGCATCACGATGAACCCGGGCTATGCGGGACGATCCGAGTTGCCGGACAACTTGAAGGTGCTGTTCCGCACCGTCGCCATGATGGTACCGGACTACGCGATGATCGGCGAGATATCGCTCTACTCTTTTGGGTTCAtcaacgcacgcacactggcCGTCAAGATCGTCACTACGTACCGGCTCTGTTCGGAGCAGCTCTCGTCGCAAAACCACTACGACTACGGTATGCGGGCGGTCAAAACGGTGCTGCAGGCGTGCGGTAATCTCAAGAAAGCCTTCCCCGACGATGATGAGGAGATCATCCTGTTGCGCTCCCTGCTGGACGTTAATCTGCCCAAGTTTCTCGCCAAGGACATCCCGCTGTTCGAGGGCATTATATCGGATCTGTTCCCCGGCGTCGAGCTGCCTCGCGCGGACTACGCCGCACTCGAGCGAACCTTCCGTGAGGTGTGCAGTGAGTGGAACCTCCAGCCGAAAGATACCTTCCTTACGAAAGTGATCCAAACGTACGAAATGATGATCGTACGCCACGGATTCATGATGGTTGGCAAACCATTCTCCGCCAAATCGATGACACTGCGCGTACTAGCTGCCTGTCTGTCGAAGCTGAAGACTGCCCGCACTGGGAACCCTTACTTCCAGCGCGTTCAGCTCGAGGTAGTCAATCCGAAGGCAATTACGATGGGCCAGCTGTACGGTGCCTTCGATCCGATCTCCTACGAATGGACAGACGGTATCGCTTCGACGATATTCCGTGGGCACGCGATGGACACCAGTGCCGATCGGAAGTGGCTCGTGTTTGACGGCCCGGTCGATGCGGTGTGGATCGAAAACATGAACAC
Proteins encoded:
- the LOC3291332 gene encoding WD repeat-containing protein CG11141; this encodes MNTLREWSPLVDLVNRIPSSVQRGLLFHDVSITCVDLVEEFIALGTNVGLVFWYDRKSGAIERLATDSGSQELTCVRIASTVEFMVAAGCRAGQVNIFQIPKTPPPDVCAELLLKAKPIERYTVRGLHRAAVCELVWSKNGMRLFSGDAGGAVVLTEIGYASKTCQSREIINERYEIVQMDLHRGKLLVSSSFRTVICSPEEEQDEDGHGGQRWRVAQVGKKDRKMLAPFGAVFATVHGRQQIVSTRSGFRLWLADDGGNVAQTLIFKELMRAPCAEIGLLNPSRNPIRIPTTFGKLYPFEGKRMVSVANGALFVLDLERMAVVGSLTRLRHILDVAVDRNEILILESARSVVRIGTLPDSSQSTIVLKNLELFVSAESQIVQADECCEEETPAEMVVRNGESPGSSLPGDERVELDGGGAGGDDARLIEGHMRKLELFDTLNELKYDESILFKSGRSRRRHRSKVNPIVEIGQIPKEIEPDGGEPSSGS
- the LOC1278253 gene encoding nucleolar protein 9, which codes for MAELKKEAAEGSSTAPPPTERGKNHYKNRAKKQKRNKFLKNAKSFGKRESFGRGAELEQTEYNYLVAILETMTKEKDTEERQLIANNVLGQLKGKEIRTASNQVGSRIMEDLLAYTDEETFAGLLETFAQNFRVFCCDKFASHVLQRTLYVALLRAVAPLQTDQQGEEDGEGEEQSAKKQKAGGAAERGDRSVWPCYEYCLKEQYADEHRQTCRQYVERMAKYLINNLEEFVWEATAGYVIRQCVLNLGGITEKKATNDAKPLTVPEQWHKLLHEFNVQLMAWPQFADLIGMEQTATILQDLLRALASTDDAFQLEQLIAKLFKEAFYTKKVKKEEKDNGEATVKQEEKSDLPKAFQSDSSIRLLEVCIVVAPAAFLKDKLFSKLFRGHVKQLALSRACNFAIQKLIDHTTDKDMMDMVFAELEDSMEDLLQTGHTGVVLALAKACARLACQQGKFVKNLLDALHCVEVAPTKMINAVLHLLPANVTPSTAPKIHLHGSLILQAILDFNKPIKFVTALLEMPNDRLAEILSEPAGSFVANAFVTGRFVGEKSREKLVRHLEGQYAQLTLSVHGSRVVEIMYEAGNPAQRENIVRELAEQCERLNGKPWSAKVNKRLLVDLYKRNPARWKVAIKNDAKVEKMFDKLVGGKKRKAES